A single window of Mycolicibacterium madagascariense DNA harbors:
- a CDS encoding coenzyme F420-0:L-glutamate ligase — translation MTNTEHGAAAAIEILPVPGLPEFRPGDDVAAAIAAAAPWLRDDDVVVVTSKVLSKSEGRIVAAPTDPEERDALRRKLVDAEAVRVLARKGKTLITENAIGLVQAAAGVDGSNVDSAELALLPTNPDGSAATLRTRLRELLGVTVGIVVTDTMGRAWRNGQTDAAIGAAGFSVLHAYGGAHDAHGNELIVTEVAVADELAAAADLVKGKLTGIPVAVVRGLALHDDGSTGRALVRSGEDDLFWLGTAEAVDRGRREAQLLRRSVRRFGPEPVDPALIEAAVAEALTAPAPHHTRPVRFAWVRDRAVRTRLLDAMKDRWRADLLADGRPADAVERRIGRGQILYDAPELVIPFMVPDGAHAYPDAARTAAEHTMFTVAAGAAVQALLVALAVRDVASCWIGSTIFAADLVREQLDLPADWEPLGAIAIGHAEEPAGPRDPVPTDGLLVQR, via the coding sequence ATGACGAACACCGAGCACGGCGCGGCGGCCGCGATCGAGATCCTGCCGGTGCCAGGGCTACCCGAGTTCCGGCCCGGTGACGACGTCGCGGCGGCCATCGCCGCGGCCGCCCCATGGCTGCGCGACGACGACGTGGTCGTGGTCACCAGCAAGGTGCTGTCCAAGAGCGAGGGCAGGATCGTCGCGGCGCCGACCGACCCCGAGGAACGGGATGCCTTGCGCCGCAAGCTCGTCGACGCCGAGGCGGTCCGGGTCCTGGCGCGCAAGGGCAAGACGCTGATCACCGAGAACGCGATCGGGCTCGTCCAGGCGGCGGCCGGCGTCGACGGCTCCAACGTCGACTCGGCCGAATTGGCGCTGCTGCCAACCAATCCCGACGGCAGCGCGGCCACTCTGCGCACGCGACTGCGCGAACTGCTCGGCGTCACCGTCGGCATCGTCGTCACCGACACCATGGGCCGGGCGTGGCGCAACGGCCAGACCGACGCCGCCATCGGTGCCGCCGGCTTCTCGGTGCTGCACGCCTACGGGGGCGCCCACGACGCGCACGGCAACGAGCTGATCGTGACCGAGGTCGCCGTCGCCGACGAGCTCGCCGCCGCCGCAGATCTGGTGAAGGGCAAGCTGACCGGCATCCCCGTCGCCGTCGTGCGCGGGTTGGCGCTGCACGACGACGGATCCACCGGTCGCGCCCTGGTCAGGTCGGGCGAGGACGACCTGTTCTGGCTGGGTACCGCCGAGGCCGTCGACAGGGGCAGGCGCGAGGCCCAGCTGCTGCGCCGCTCGGTGCGCCGGTTCGGGCCCGAGCCCGTCGATCCCGCCCTCATCGAGGCCGCCGTCGCCGAGGCGCTGACCGCCCCGGCACCGCATCACACCCGACCGGTCCGGTTCGCCTGGGTGCGCGACCGCGCGGTGCGCACGCGACTGCTGGACGCCATGAAGGACAGGTGGCGTGCCGACCTGCTGGCCGACGGCAGGCCCGCCGACGCCGTGGAGCGGCGCATCGGTCGCGGCCAAATCCTGTATGACGCACCGGAATTGGTCATTCCGTTCATGGTGCCCGACGGCGCGCACGCCTATCCCGACGCGGCGCGCACGGCCGCCGAGCACACCATGTTCACGGTCGCCGCCGGGGCCGCCGTGCAGGCGCTGCTGGTGGCACTGGCCGTGCGCGACGTCGCCAGCTGCTGGATCGGGTCGACGATCTTCGCCGCCGACCTCGTCCGCGAGCAACTGGATCTGCCCGCGGACTGGGAACCCCTGGGCGCCATCGCCATCGGCCACGCCGAGGAGCCGGCCGGTCCCCGCGACCCGGTGCCGACGGACGGCCTGCTGGTGCAGCGATGA
- the cofD gene encoding 2-phospho-L-lactate transferase, giving the protein MKVTVLAGGVGGARFLLGVQKYLGLGQFEGSATGPAGSHELTAVVNVGDDAWMHGVRICPDLDTCMYTLGGGIDPERGWGHANETWHAKEELAAYGVQPDWFGLGDRDLATHLVRSQMLRAGYPLSQVTEALCARWQPGARLLPVTDDRSETHVVVTDPGEDGAERGTRRAIHFQEWWVRYRAQIPTHDFAFVGADKATANPAALAAIADADVVFIAPSNPVVSVGAILAVPGMRGALRSTAAPVIGYSPIIAGRALRGMADECLSVIGVETSSQAVGAHFGARSGTGLLDGWLIDEGDTAAIDGVTVRAVPLLMTDPTASAEMVRQGVDLAGAGA; this is encoded by the coding sequence GTGAAAGTCACTGTTCTAGCAGGCGGCGTCGGTGGCGCGCGCTTCCTCCTCGGCGTGCAGAAGTACCTGGGACTCGGGCAGTTCGAGGGGTCGGCGACGGGCCCCGCCGGTAGCCACGAGCTGACCGCCGTGGTCAACGTCGGCGACGACGCCTGGATGCACGGTGTCCGCATTTGCCCAGACCTCGACACCTGCATGTACACCTTAGGTGGAGGGATCGATCCCGAGCGCGGCTGGGGCCACGCCAACGAAACCTGGCATGCCAAGGAGGAACTCGCGGCCTACGGCGTGCAACCCGACTGGTTCGGCCTCGGCGACAGAGACCTCGCCACGCACCTCGTGCGCAGTCAGATGCTCAGGGCGGGTTACCCGCTGTCGCAGGTGACCGAGGCGCTCTGCGCCCGCTGGCAGCCCGGCGCCCGGCTGCTGCCCGTCACCGACGACCGGAGCGAAACCCACGTCGTGGTAACGGATCCCGGGGAGGACGGCGCCGAGCGCGGCACGCGCCGGGCCATCCACTTCCAGGAGTGGTGGGTGCGCTACCGCGCCCAAATCCCCACGCACGACTTCGCTTTCGTCGGTGCGGACAAGGCGACCGCGAACCCCGCCGCCCTCGCCGCGATCGCCGACGCCGACGTCGTCTTCATCGCGCCGTCCAACCCCGTCGTCAGCGTCGGGGCGATCCTCGCCGTGCCCGGGATGCGCGGTGCGCTGCGCTCGACGGCCGCACCGGTGATCGGCTACTCCCCCATCATCGCGGGGCGGGCGTTGCGCGGCATGGCCGACGAATGTCTCTCGGTCATCGGGGTCGAGACCTCCTCGCAGGCCGTCGGCGCACACTTCGGCGCGCGGTCCGGCACCGGCCTGCTCGACGGCTGGCTCATCGACGAGGGCGACACCGCCGCCATCGACGGCGTGACGGTGCGCGCCGTGCCGCTGCTGATGACCGACCCGACGGCCTCGGCCGAGATGGTGCGCCAGGGCGTCGACCTGGCCGGAGCCGGCGCATGA
- a CDS encoding WhiB family transcriptional regulator, with the protein MVPDRIEVGLTPADELWQENALCAQTDPEAFFPEKGGSTREAKRICLGCEVKDACLDYALANDERFGIWGGLSERERRRLKRGII; encoded by the coding sequence GTGGTCCCCGACCGCATCGAGGTCGGCCTCACGCCCGCCGACGAACTCTGGCAGGAGAACGCGCTCTGCGCGCAAACCGATCCGGAGGCGTTCTTCCCCGAGAAGGGTGGCTCGACGCGCGAGGCCAAGCGCATCTGCCTCGGATGCGAGGTGAAGGATGCCTGCCTCGACTACGCGCTGGCCAACGACGAACGCTTCGGCATCTGGGGCGGGCTGTCGGAGCGGGAACGACGCCGCCTCAAGCGCGGCATCATCTGA
- a CDS encoding metallopeptidase family protein encodes MRGPLLPPTVPGWRSRAERFDMAVLEAYEPIERQWQDRVSGLDVAVDEIPRIAPKDPANVQWPPEVIADGPIALARLIPAGVDIRGNATRARIVLFRKPIERRAKDTIDLSDLLHDVLVAQVATYLGVEPSVIDPTIDDD; translated from the coding sequence ATGCGCGGCCCGTTGCTGCCGCCGACGGTACCGGGATGGCGCAGCCGCGCCGAGCGCTTCGACATGGCGGTGCTGGAGGCCTACGAGCCGATCGAGCGCCAGTGGCAGGACCGGGTGTCCGGACTGGACGTGGCGGTCGACGAGATTCCGCGGATCGCGCCGAAGGATCCGGCGAACGTGCAGTGGCCGCCGGAGGTCATCGCCGACGGGCCGATCGCACTGGCCAGGTTGATCCCCGCGGGAGTCGACATCAGAGGAAATGCCACGCGGGCGCGAATCGTGTTGTTCCGCAAGCCGATCGAGCGACGGGCGAAGGACACCATCGACTTGTCGGACTTACTGCATGACGTGCTGGTGGCTCAGGTGGCCACCTATTTGGGCGTCGAGCCCTCCGTCATCGACCCGACGATCGACGACGACTGA
- a CDS encoding DUF3499 domain-containing protein: MNVPRRCCRPGCPHYAVATLTFVYKDSTAVVGPLATISEPHSWDLCVIHAGRITAPKGWELVRHAGPLPSHTDDDDLSALADAVREGRAAGSAMPAGFSDPVTGVHGGALVAAPVRQGEQNGRKRGHLRVLPDPSD, from the coding sequence GTGAACGTTCCCCGTCGCTGCTGCAGGCCCGGGTGCCCGCACTACGCCGTGGCGACGCTGACCTTCGTCTACAAGGACTCGACCGCGGTCGTCGGTCCGCTCGCCACCATCTCCGAACCCCACTCCTGGGATCTCTGCGTGATCCACGCCGGCCGGATCACCGCGCCGAAGGGGTGGGAGCTGGTCCGGCACGCCGGACCGCTGCCGTCGCACACCGACGACGACGATCTGTCCGCGCTCGCCGACGCCGTCCGCGAAGGCCGCGCCGCGGGGTCCGCGATGCCCGCGGGCTTCTCCGATCCGGTCACGGGCGTGCACGGCGGCGCGCTGGTGGCCGCCCCGGTCCGCCAGGGCGAACAGAACGGACGCAAGCGCGGCCACCTGCGCGTTCTGCCGGACCCGTCGGACTGA
- a CDS encoding phosphomannomutase/phosphoglucomutase, giving the protein MSRPAAAVNRVIKAYDVRGLVGEEIDEHFVSDVGGAFARLVRDEADPGPDRVVIGYDMRASSPALATAFAEGVVAQGLNVTRIGLASTDQLYFASGLLDCPGAMFTASHNPAAYNGIKLCRAGAKPVGKESGLTTISGEVIDGVPSFDGAPGTISDRDVLGDYGDFLRSLVDIAHLRPLRVAVDAGNGMGGHTTPAVLGPLASITLLPLYFELDGTFPNHEANPLDPANLVDLQRHVVETGADIGLAFDGDADRCFVVDERGHPVSPSAVTALVAGRELGREVGGTVIHNLITSRAVPELIAERGGTAIRSRVGHSYIKGLMAESGAIFGGEHSAHYYFRDFWGADSGMLAALHVLAALGEQDRPLSELMADYQRYAASGEINFTVADAPGCVEAVLASFGSRVQSLDHLDGVTVDLGDGCWFNLRTSNTEPLLRLNVEARTDDAVAAIVEHVATDIRAHSERSA; this is encoded by the coding sequence ATGTCCCGGCCCGCTGCGGCTGTCAACCGCGTCATCAAGGCGTATGACGTTCGTGGGCTGGTCGGTGAGGAGATCGACGAGCACTTCGTGTCCGACGTCGGTGGTGCGTTCGCCCGATTGGTGCGCGACGAGGCCGACCCCGGCCCGGACCGCGTGGTGATCGGCTACGACATGCGGGCCAGTTCGCCGGCCCTCGCGACCGCGTTCGCCGAGGGCGTCGTCGCGCAGGGTCTGAACGTCACGCGGATCGGGCTCGCGTCGACCGATCAGCTGTACTTCGCGTCCGGGTTGCTGGACTGCCCCGGTGCGATGTTCACCGCGAGCCACAACCCCGCCGCCTACAACGGCATCAAGCTCTGCCGGGCCGGCGCGAAGCCGGTGGGCAAGGAGTCCGGGCTGACGACCATCAGCGGCGAGGTCATCGACGGCGTGCCGTCGTTCGACGGAGCGCCGGGCACCATCTCCGACCGCGACGTGCTGGGCGACTACGGGGACTTCCTGCGGTCCCTCGTCGACATCGCCCACCTGCGGCCGCTGCGGGTCGCCGTCGACGCGGGCAACGGCATGGGCGGTCACACGACCCCGGCGGTGCTGGGCCCGCTCGCGTCGATCACGTTGTTGCCCTTGTACTTCGAGCTCGACGGGACGTTCCCCAACCACGAGGCCAACCCGCTGGACCCGGCCAACCTCGTCGACCTGCAGCGCCACGTCGTCGAGACGGGCGCCGACATCGGGCTGGCCTTCGACGGCGACGCCGACCGCTGCTTCGTCGTCGACGAGCGCGGCCACCCCGTCTCGCCGTCGGCCGTCACCGCGCTGGTCGCCGGACGCGAGCTCGGTCGCGAGGTCGGCGGCACCGTCATCCACAACCTGATCACCTCGCGCGCGGTGCCGGAACTGATCGCCGAACGCGGCGGCACGGCGATCCGCTCGCGGGTGGGCCACTCCTACATCAAGGGGCTGATGGCCGAGTCGGGGGCGATCTTCGGTGGTGAGCACTCGGCCCACTACTATTTCCGCGACTTCTGGGGCGCCGACTCCGGAATGCTGGCCGCGCTGCACGTCCTTGCCGCGCTCGGCGAGCAGGACCGGCCGCTGTCGGAGCTGATGGCCGACTACCAGCGCTACGCGGCCTCCGGCGAGATCAACTTCACGGTGGCCGACGCCCCCGGCTGCGTCGAGGCGGTGCTGGCGAGTTTCGGGAGCCGCGTTCAGTCCCTCGACCACCTCGACGGCGTCACCGTCGATCTGGGCGACGGCTGCTGGTTCAACCTGCGGACGTCGAACACCGAGCCGTTGCTGCGGCTCAACGTCGAGGCCAGGACCGACGACGCCGTCGCCGCCATCGTCGAGCACGTCGCCACCGACATCCGAGCGCACTCCGAGAGGTCCGCGTGA